The Longimicrobiales bacterium genomic sequence CCCCTTCGCGATGGGCGCGCAGCCATTGCCATGGTCGAATGCCGGACCCTGCGATGCGGCCGGCGTCACCGGCGCGTGCGCGACGTCGCCAGAACCGTCGGCGCCCGGGCTCCTCGGCCATGGGTCAGTGCCCGATCTGCGCCTGCGCGTCGCGCACCGTTTCGGGCAGCCCCTCCTCCACCGACCGCGGTGAGTAATCCAGCTCGGCAGTCGCGCGTGCGTGCGAGTGCACCCAGCGCTCTCCGGTCGCACCCGTCTCGGCGAGCTCCCGGCTCACGGGCAGCCGCGCTCCGAGCAGTCCGCCCAGCGCGTCCATGAGCGAGCCCGTCAGCCGGATCATGAATGGCGGGACGCGCAGCGGCGGCGCCCAGGTACCGCCCAGCTTGGCAATGCGTTGTGTGAAGTCGTTCACCGACATGTGCTCGCCGGACAACACGTACGTCGCTCCGGTACGTCCGCGTTCGAGCGCGGTGACCATGCCGCTCACTACGTCGTCGACGTGCGCATAGGAGAACCACGCCGGCTTCGTGGACAGACCGGGTACGCGGTGGCGCAGCACGTCCTTCACGTACCGACCGCTCGGCCCGGCGTCGCCGGGACCGTAGACGAGGGCCGGGCATACGATGACGAGCGGCAGCCCCTCGCGCTGCGCGGCCCGGGCCAGGTGATGCGCCTCGGTCTTCGTGCGATGATATATGGAGGGGTACGGCCCGTGATAGACATCGTCATCCGACCCGATGCCGGATGCAGGTCCGAGCGCCGCTGTGCTCGAGGTATAGATGGCCCGCTGCACGCCGGCCGTGCGCAGGGCGGCAATGAACGCACGCGTGCCATCGACGTTCACGCGCTCCATGGCCGCCTCGTCGACCGCACCCAGGTCATATGTGCCGGCCAGGTGGCAGGCGTAGCGCGCACCGTCGAGACCGCGGGCCACCAGCGCCTCGTCGGCGGCATCGCCCACGATGAGCTCGGCACCCAGCGCCGTCAGATCCGCTGCACGGTCCGGCGAGCGCACGAGACAGCGAAGGCGGTAGCCCCGCGCCGACAGTGCGCGAGCCAGCCGCCCTCCAATGAACCCGGTCGCGCCCGACACGTAGACGAGCGTGCCCTCCGGTGCGGAAGCGCTCACATCACGTCGCCGGACCGCTGGCCATCCAGCCGATCTCGATCGCTCCGTCGCTCGTGGCCTCGTCATCGCTGATGCGCACATCCAGCTCGCGCACGCGATCCAGCCGCTCCTGCGTCGCCTTTCCGCTGGACACGGCGTGGCCCAGGATCGTCACCAGACGCTCGGCACCCGACGGCGAGCGCAGTCGCAGGCGGGACCCGGCCGCCAGATCACTCATCGATGGGGTGCCCTCCACCACGCGCAGCCGCAGCACCGTGCCGCGCAGCGGGACATCCACGACATCGGAGACACGGAACGTGTACGCACCGCC encodes the following:
- a CDS encoding NAD-dependent epimerase/dehydratase family protein, with translation MSASAPEGTLVYVSGATGFIGGRLARALSARGYRLRCLVRSPDRAADLTALGAELIVGDAADEALVARGLDGARYACHLAGTYDLGAVDEAAMERVNVDGTRAFIAALRTAGVQRAIYTSSTAALGPASGIGSDDDVYHGPYPSIYHRTKTEAHHLARAAQREGLPLVIVCPALVYGPGDAGPSGRYVKDVLRHRVPGLSTKPAWFSYAHVDDVVSGMVTALERGRTGATYVLSGEHMSVNDFTQRIAKLGGTWAPPLRVPPFMIRLTGSLMDALGGLLGARLPVSRELAETGATGERWVHSHARATAELDYSPRSVEEGLPETVRDAQAQIGH